AATTCGTTCGCTTTCAATGTTCACGCTTAGGAAATGGATGAATGGTGCCCTTACCTTATGCCATCGGCTCCCTGACTAAAAATGTCCTCTTTTTGTTCAACCTTTGGCGCTATTCGAATGTGACTAGAGGTTTCTATTTTCAGCAGCTCATACTGGGCCCGCCAATGATTCAGCTCCTTTTCGAGAAACACCACCCGATCGTCCTGGCTGATGGCCGtcgtattgttgttgttgttggtaccATTGTTTTGCACCTGGGACGCACTGTTCGAGCTGGCGGTAAAGTGGTTGTAATGATTTTCAACATCGGTCGTAACGCTCAGTCCATCTTCACTTCCAATCtaaggagaaagagaaagaaaacccgAACCATCTTGAACACACACCGTGAAAAGGTATCCGATCGATGGATTACCGTGCTGGCTGCTTCGGAAACTTTAGATTCAAGCTCCGAATTTCTAACGGTCACCAGCTCGAGCTCTTTCCGCAGCTTTTGCTCAACAGTTGCCTGTTGCTGGAGTTCACGGTTCAGACTGTCGATGCGATTTTGCAACTGTTTCACTTCGGCACTCTTGTCTTCAACACTGTTGGACAGTTGTGCATTTTCGAGAATTTTTTTCTGCAACTCTTCCGCAATCACGCCCGCTTCCGAACCCGGCACCGCATTGAGGTCGTTGTTAGATGATTTCGTTTTAAGTGCTTTTCCACCGGATCCTTTCTTTAGCTCGTGTTCTAGATTTTCCTGCAATGCTGCAACGCGCCGCTCCAACTGCTTATTGCGGAACCCCAAACTGTCCACCTCCTGTTCCGACTTTCGGAGCGTAGCCTCTTTCAGGCGCAAAGATTCCCGTAGGgctgagtttttgttttgttcatcgaGGACGGCCCGCTTCAGTACGCTCGCCTGGGCACGGAGCTGTTGTATACAAACCGGAACGATAATCAGATTAAATTAGTGTCGCTCTAGCCAGCAAGCGACCCTGCGCTGATAGCAGGCTATCAAAACACGCCCCCAATGCTTTGTAATAGTCGACCAGCTAGCAAATCAGTACTTACTTTTGAGTATTCGGTGGCTAGTTTCTGGTATTTGTTGGAGTTTTCTGCTTCCATTGTTTCCATCTACACGTCGATTGGTTGCACTAGAATGGTAAGaattagggttttttttcttctgctctgTACCACAACAGATTGATTCCGCGACATGCATCGGCTTTCGAAGCAATTTTGGAAAGGTGTTCAGCCTTGGCTAGCGAATCATGTTGTTGCTGGTTATACTGCTTATCGTTTGAAATCAACACGCGGGACGCTAGTTTTACAATAGTCACACTAACAAACTTTCATTCCATTGCACTGAAattatggaatattttttctctcgtcGTACCCAGAGAGTGACAACGGCagggaaaacatttccaatcaggtgcacacacacccacacacatctTTGTACACAACTTTGACAATCGGTTTGACAggatggtgaaatatttcaaacgtaGTTCAATTCGCACAGCCGACGACAATCTCTTCAATTTTACGACAAGTTGTGTTCAGTTTACATAGAATATTATACTTAAATAAGCAAATTTGGCAGGCTATTTCTTTCATGAGTTCTTATTATTGCTACggtgattattattatgattgtATTTTCCGTATTTCCGACGCTGAATACGgttgttgaaacatttcaccgCCTGACAGTTTTGACGTATGCGCTGAATGTCTCGGAGGTGATAGTGCAAAAGcaagcaacattttttttgtgtgtgtccgaAAGGTGCATTTTGTTGGCGCAGCTCGAGCAATTTTCCGTCGAGGAAGGAAAGTGTCCTCCGCATAACGGGGTGTAGTGAATTCTTTGCGTACGTGTGTTGCGCCGTATGTTGAGTGGCTgggttttgattgattgtgtCTGGGTGCGTTGCCGTGCGTGTTAGCTTTTCCCCATACGTACCGTATTCAGCCAAGTGCCTTTGACCGTAGCTCGACGGATTCCAAAACAAGTTGCGTTGCTGCAAACAATCTTTGTCATCGGGTGTCAAAGCCAGTGCCAAGTGGGGCGGATACGTTACCAGCAGGTGAACCGTATTGAGCAAATTGAACAATACCCAACGGAGAAGAAGGTGATCAGTGCGACAAGCTTATTATAGAAGCATAAAACCGCTGCAAAATGTTAGCCCTTCTTAATCGCATCCTGGACTGGTTCAAAAGTCTCTTCTGGAAGGAGGAAATGGAGCTAACACTCGTCGGTTTGCAGTATTCCGGCAAGACAACCTTTGTCAACGTAATCGCCGTAAGTGTCTGGCTCTGGCTACTTTCCAATCCCGTATCCCGTCCCGCACCGTTCGCCTTTCGTCTGCCAGCCGCTGTAAAGTTGATCGAAGCGCGTCCGCTACGGGCAGTGAGACGGATTGCTCAttatacatacacatacacatactaCAAGCATCCCCCGTTGTGCTGGTAGTCTGTTATCATCGTCGCGGATTAAAATGTGCCCAACGAGATGACTCACGGCGTGCCTTAACGCGCGGTATCAGCACAAAAGCGTACACCGTGAATTGTTGCTCGCTTTTAGCTGTTGCTTTGAAGCTCTCCCTTTACCGAAAAGATGACACACTTTGGCCCGCTGCGGACGTCAGAGTCAattatcgatttatttttccatgcTGGTGCACGCGCCGTTTCCTTCTGGAGTGGATGTTTTTCTCGATCCGGCATCGAACGCGTCCGCAATGACAGGACCACGGAATGCTGCTATTTGAGTAGCGACAATGTCGTCGCGTCCGGACGCTCTAGAGTCTTCggaaaatatttaccaacGTTAGAAAAGACGGCGAAAGACGCAACGGGGGCGGAACAGACGGATGGTGCGAAAATATGTTCATGAATAACACATTTCGGTGGCTGGAGATTATCTCGTTCGTCGAACCCTGCTGCTTGCACCGTTAGCAAATGCTTCAACCATGCCTTATCAGAGTACACTGAACGTGTTACGCTCATATGTTTATATCGCGGCAATGTTCtctattgttgttgctgattgcctttgtttcatgtttgtaCTTCCCAGTCAGGACAGTTCTGTGAGGACATGATTCCAACCGTTGGCTTCAACATGCGGAAAGTAACGAAGGGCAACGTCACGATTAAGGTGTGGGACATCGGCGGCCAACCACGTTTCCGGTCAATGTGGGAACGGTACTGTCGGGGTGTGAATGCAATTGTGTAAGTAATATTTGCGCCGCCCGCGTTGTCAAGTGGGCCGCAATTTATCTTTACATGTTCTCATTCTTCTCTGCTACGGTTTTAGGTATATGGTGGATGCAGCGGATTTGGATAAAATGGAAGCATCGCGCAATGAGCTGCACTCTCTGCTGGATAAACCGCAGCTAGCCGGCATTCCTGTGTTAGTGCTTGGTAACAAGCGGGACATTCCCGGCGCACTGGAAGAGACTGGGCTAATCGATAGAATGTGAGTTGGTTTTGATTTACAGCATGATGATTGAGGACCGGAACCAAGACCCATCTAGCTATGGGCAATTAAAGTCAAGGGACGCCTGCCAATACCTCTCGAGATTGTAGCGtcatagaagaagaaaaattttcGTAAATCCTTGAGATTTTtgagacacattttttttagatgCCAGAAACGAAGAtggttgcatgatttgttgatgattttttcatgtttgtgGCGTTCACTACCTCGAATCATGCATTATGCATTATAGTTCATGTTAATGGACTAATGGGACGGTGCAGCGCCAGGTGGTGTAAAGGTAGCATAGCAGGTATTAACACGACAtgaccggtacaaaatcccatctggaacAATCCTCCgtactgactatccggctacgtgtaaataaagtcaaagaaagccagaactGGCAGACCTAGGTCTCGGTCTTGTTATTCTGCCGGTGTCCTATGAACCGCTCACGGTTTGCCACTCTAATATTCTGAGGTTTCTGGTGAAATCGACATCTTCGTTGGCGATGTTCTCGGgttaaaaggactttacggcaTGGGTCATCTGgtttcattctcatgacatgaccaatCTACCACAGCCTGTCGAGCCTATTTCGCTGTAGGATAGAAAGttcatcgtacagctcgtaCAGCTCGTTATGACAGTGGCTCCTTCATTGTCCTTATACACACTTATGAGCCCAACAATCTTTGTGAGCATCTTTCTTTCTAATACAGCTCAGAGGGTATTGTGTACCCAATTCCTTTCCTACAGTGAATCAACTCACACTGTACCACAGGCTAACTGACTTTTTTGATTGTGAAGTGTGATGAAAACTCTCATATGTGCGTTTGCTGCTCTACAATATTTAAGGGGTTCGGACTAGCTGATTCCTGGTAACTCAAACTAGACCACGTACACTCGTTACTTTACTCTTATTAGCTCCCAGCAAAAGAATTTTAGATGTTGCGTTCTTACTCTACCTTCTTCTTTCATCATCAATTGCAGGAATTTGTCTAGCATACAAGATCGGGAGATCTGTTGTTATAGTATTTCTTGCAAAGAAAAGGATAACATCGACATCACCTTGCAGTGGTTAATCGCCCACTCGAAGAGCCAAAGTCGTTAAACAGTGGTACTAGAATCAAAATAAGCTCTAAAgtgtatgtgcgtgcgtgtatgtgctGTTGGGCCAACCCTTGGGGTAAACTGTTGGGCCGAAACAACCTGAAAGAGAAACACACAaatccaaccaaccaacagaaAAATCTCATATTGTACACCGTGTAGGCGCCTGTCTCAACCGTTAACAGCTAATAGTAATATGctgcaaaatgcaacaaaggAATTACCAGGTGGATGTGGGTGCAACGTGGTGGAGAGAAGATCAATCATTAGCAACTTACTCGTGGACGTAGTGTTATGTGAGGTAAGCGTAcgcagttttgttttggcatAGAACAGTTATGCTTTAAAGGCACTATGCTGGTGTAAAAATTAAGACAGTCCCTGCAGCGCAAAGATGCTGTCCGAGGATCTGTATTGCACTAGGCTGGTATTATCAGTACAGATTGTGGTGATTTGAAGAGCAGTGGTTCACAATAGCCAGACGCCTAAAACTAGTAATCGTAGCAATCGCCCtcaaccaccaccccccaTACAAGAACAACGCGATTTTGCTAAGCTAATGAAAATCCACTAGAACATCCCGACACCTAAACAAAGACAAACAGAAAAGCGAATCTGCTGCGATAACACTGATTAGTCAGATAGTAGTGCAGGAACCAATTTAGTGCAGCATTG
This region of Anopheles marshallii chromosome 2, idAnoMarsDA_429_01, whole genome shotgun sequence genomic DNA includes:
- the LOC128707533 gene encoding ADP-ribosylation factor-like protein 8 — translated: MLALLNRILDWFKSLFWKEEMELTLVGLQYSGKTTFVNVIASGQFCEDMIPTVGFNMRKVTKGNVTIKVWDIGGQPRFRSMWERYCRGVNAIVYMVDAADLDKMEASRNELHSLLDKPQLAGIPVLVLGNKRDIPGALEETGLIDRMNLSSIQDREICCYSISCKEKDNIDITLQWLIAHSKSQSR
- the LOC128707957 gene encoding myosin-13, with the protein product METMEAENSNKYQKLATEYSKLRAQASVLKRAVLDEQNKNSALRESLRLKEATLRKSEQEVDSLGFRNKQLERRVAALQENLEHELKKGSGGKALKTKSSNNDLNAVPGSEAGVIAEELQKKILENAQLSNSVEDKSAEVKQLQNRIDSLNRELQQQATVEQKLRKELELVTVRNSELESKVSEAASTIGSEDGLSVTTDVENHYNHFTASSNSASQVQNNGTNNNNNTTAISQDDRVVFLEKELNHWRAQYELLKIETSSHIRIAPKVEQKEDIFSQGADGIRTLEDNQQQNEVQTREQKLTACFTKSIEDLFHDKCRAESKLASHFIECQRLQTHLDVFKNRLKEREEANREEERRYRIIEDELSRTRLNYEEQISVLTEQVISLSDQLAKAK